Proteins co-encoded in one Fusarium fujikuroi IMI 58289 draft genome, chromosome FFUJ_chr06 genomic window:
- a CDS encoding related to major facilitator MirA yields MADHTSHRSSDLEAAPKEEREKVSNTDILRESWSKKALIVAFTGLFATTFITQFLKYATKVYDAYATSAFQRHSALATANVVSTIIGLVTYPIMAKFSNVFGRAEGLTFSILFLVLSQVMYAACQNIATYIAGGIFESIGDTGYVIMQQVFIADTTSLINRGLWTSLPESFASIPTLYLGSIVADSVLKHSTWRWGYGMWALILPFCAAPLIITLYILQRRARKAGYRRKGAWDAADKTQPLSKRIINLVWVDLDILGAVLLVLGLGLTLIPLSLTGARNSDRWDQGSYIAMLVIGVVVVGVFFVWDTKFAKVPFVPFRMIKERTVVAACVLSMLDFFHYSCFTLFFPSYLQVAGGFSPGHATRIDNALRVAFQIASVLVGILMKYTKRSQIFVFIGVPLCVLGQGLMIHFVNMNGGHANEASFITAKTLVGVGRAFYQTAAQVSIQALVAKEDVPVVTGVYYAAMNFGGAVGTSVGGAIWNNILPQKLTRYLPEQAKPNAFKIYKSIVVAQKFAKGTPVRAAIDQAYRETQRLLAIAATCSLAPMLIVMFALKAVDLTKVDEAKIEENKSTDGEVEPAVMRENVQVKN; encoded by the exons ATGGCAGATCATACTTCTCATCGTAGCTCCGACCTGGAAGCTGCGCCGAAAGAGGAGCGTGAGAAAGTCTCGAATACGGATATTCTGAGGGAGTCTTGGTCCAAGAAGGCTCTGATCGTCGCCTTCACTGG CCTCTTTGCAACCACGTTTATTACCCAATTCCTCAAATACGCGACAAAAGTCTACGATGCATACGCTACCTCTGCCTTCCAGCGCCATTCAGCGCTTGCGACAGCCAATGTCGTCAGTACAATCATCGGTCTCGTTACATATCCCATCATGGCAAAGTTCTCCAAC GTCTTTGGTAGAGCAGAGGGTCTAACCTTTTCAattctcttcctcgttctATCCCAAGTCATGTACGCAGCTTGTCAAAACATCGCAACCTACATC GCCGGCGGAATCTTTGAATCAATCGGCGACACCGGCTACGTCATCATGCAACAGGTCTTCATCGCCGACACAACAAGCCTCATCAACCGCGGTCTCTGGACATCCCTCCCCGAATCCTTCGCCTCCATCCCAACACTGTACCTCGGGTCCATCGTGGCAGACAGTGTTCTCAAGCACTCAACCTGGCGATGGGGCTACGGAATGTGGGCTCTCATTCTGCCCTTCTGCGCGGCGCCGCTTATTATTACTCTATACATTCTTCAGCGACGCGCGAGAAAGGCTGGATATAGAAGAAAGGGCGCGTGGGATGCAGCTGATAAGACGCAGCCATTGAGCAAGAGGATCATAAATCTCGTTTGGGTTGATCTCGACATCCTCGGTGctgtgcttcttgttcttggtctggGACTCACGCTTATTCCGCTTTCGCTTACGGGCGCGAGGAATAGTGATCGTTGGGACCAGGGCAGCTACATCGCCATGCTAGTCATTggcgttgtcgttgtcggcGTGTTTTTCGTCTGGGATACAAAGTTTGCAAAGGTTCCATTCGTTCCATTCCGGATGATCAAGGAGCGAACTGTCGTTGCGGCTTGTGTTTTATCCATGCTGGACTTTTTCCATTATTCTTGCTTTACGCTCTTCTTTCCGAGTTACCTTCAGGTCGCTGGGGGGTTCAGTCCTGGACACGCCACACGCATTGA CAACGCCCTTCGTGTCGCGTTCCAGATCGCTTCGGTGCTTGTTGGTATCTTAATGAAGTATACTAAGCGCAGTCAGATCTTCGTCTTTATCGGTGTCCCGCTTTGTGTTCTGGGTCAAGGTCTCATGATTCACTTCGTCAACATGAACGGAGGCCACGCGAACGAAGCATCTTTCATCACAGCAAAGACTCTTGTCGGCGTTGGTCGTGCATTCTACCAAACCGCCGCTCAAGTCTCTATCCAGGCTCTCGTCGCCAAGGAAGACGTCCCCGTCGTGACAGGCGTTTACTACGCAGCCATGAACTTTGGCGGAGCTGTCGGTACCAG CGTCGGCGGTGCTATCTGGAACAATATCCTCCCCCAGAAACTCACAAGATATCTCCCTgaacaagccaagcccaaCGCTTTCAAGATCTACAAGTCCATCGTCGTCGCTCAGAAATTCGCAAAGGGGACACCAGTTCGCGCAGCTATCGACCAGGCATATCGCGAGACGCAGCGTCTTCTCGCTATTGCTGCGACGTGCTCTCTTGCGCCGATGCTGATTGTTATGTTTGCGCTGAAGGCTGTTGATCTGACAAAGGTTGATGaggccaagattgaggagaaCAAGTCTACTGATGGGGAGGTTGAGCCGGCTGTAATGAGGGAGAATGTGCAGGTAAAGAATTAG
- a CDS encoding related to lysophospholipase (lpl), with the protein MYRDLLLLTSFFSVVLAQSGADPYAPVYTECPSSLKIRKASDGLSDEESSWREQRAKQIIPHLEDYLKLANISNFNVSNYINKLKSDDVPVVGLSVSGGGTQSGLGGLGVWQAFDARSAIARAARTGGLTQLFSYITGLSGGGAVTVSLLAANNFTTTDGVKKASNFSLDYSSGPDGNQTAFFTNIFENMGAKDESGFPVSVADTFGQFWGTWLPNDKVYSNYSDIASKNTAFALGDAPMPIMCFAEVIPGKSPEIGKLMYPGFNKSTRFNLTAYEVTPFEFGSWVGGRVQAFIQTKFLGTSMTEGKPQNKSECVQGFDKLTLMQGTTANAFTAWFIDSFYGIPVFAKRWLGKRQKVNPDINDVPVPKDQYDNPLVQLVNETAMYFDLTFNESLWATYPNPFEDYNDDMKGVSELLLVDGSLTLESNPLRPLIIPERKLDLIIVYEASSDAPNSWVNGSNLINTALSASQGNIPFPKIPDVNTIVAQNLSFQPTFFGCNASSSTPLLLWLPNAPWTGYTNYSYTQTQFTPNQVDIALENAFQVATYGNGSVDENWPACLACAAIKGSLRRLDIEIPKQCEECFERHCWNGTTSDREATAGDFDLRPRLDPELSFAKWNESDWEKEESTGSGSGGDDSGGVKLGNNMVGLVLSLVAMAALL; encoded by the exons ATTCCCCATCTCGAAGACTATCTCAAACTCGCCAACATTTCCAACTTCAACGTCTCAAACTATATAAACAAACTCAAGAGTGACGATGTTCCCGTCGTTGGcctctctgtctctggtgGAGGCACGCAGTCTGGTCTAGGCGGATTGGGTGTCTGGCAAGCATTCGATGCTCGGTCTGCTATCGCGAGGGCGGCGAGGACAGGCGGCTTGACGCAGCTTTTCTCGTACATCACTGGACTATCCGGCGGAGGCGCTGTCACCGTATCTCTTCT CGCCGCAAACAATTTCACCACAACAGATGGCGTCAAAAAAGCTTCCAACTTCTCCCTCGACTACTCATCTGGTCCAGACGGCAACCAAAcagccttcttcaccaacatcttcgAAAACATGGGCGCAAAAGATGAATCCGGCTTCCCCGTCTCCGTCGCAGACACATTCGGTCAATTTTGGGGAACTTGGCTGCCCAACGATAAAGTATACAGCAACTACTCCGACATCGCCTCCAAAAACACTGCCTTCGCTCTCGGCGACGCACCAATGCCAATCATGTGCTTCGCAGAAGTCATCCCCGGAAAGTCCCCCGAGATCGGAAAACTCATGTATCCCGGCTTCAACAAATCCACGCGCTTCAACTTGACAGCTTATGAGGTCACGCCCTTTGAGTTTGGAAGCTGGGTCGGTGGACGCGTGCAGGCGTTTATCCAGACCAAGTTCCTGGGAACTTCTATGACGGAGGGAAAACCGCAGAACAAAAGTGAATGCGTGCAAGGCTTTGACAAACTTACGCTCATGCAGGGGACGACTGCCAATGCGTTTACTGCCTGGTTTATTGATTCGTTTTATGGAATTCCGGTATTTGCAAAGAGATGGTTGGGGAAGAGACAGAAGGTTAACCCGGATATCAACGACGTTCCTGTGCCGAAGGATCAGTATGATAACCCGCTCGTTCAGCTTGTGAATGAGACGGCGATGTATTTTGACTTGACGTTTAATGAGTCGCTGTGGGCGACGTATCCGAATCCGTTTGAGGATTATAATGACGATATGAAGGGTGTCtcggagcttcttctg GTCGACGGGAGTCTTACACTTGAGAGTAACCCTCTTCGTCCGTTAATCATTCCTGAGCGCaagcttgacttgatcaTTGTTTACGAAGCATCATCTGATGCGCCCAACTCTTGGGTCAACGGAAGCAACCTCATCA ATACTGCCCTCAGTGCATCTCAGGGCAACATTCCCTTCCCCAAGATCCCAGACGTAAACACCATCGTCGCGCAAAACCTCTCCTTCCAACCAACATTCTTCGGCTGCAACGCCTCATCCTCCACGCCTCTGCTCCTTTGGCTGCCCAACGCCCCATGGACAGGGTACACCAACTACTCCTACACACAGACCCAATTCACACCTAACCAAGTCGACATTGCTCTCGAGAACGCATTTCAGGTAGCCACGTACGGCAACGGcagcgttgatgagaatTGGCCTGCTTGTTTGGCTTGTGCGGCGATTAAGGGCTCGTTGAGAAGGTTGGATATTGAGATACCGAAGCAATGTGAGGAGTGCTTTGAGAGGCATTGCTGGAATGGGACGACGAGTGATAGGGAGGCTACGGCGGGGGATTTTGATCTCAGGCCGAGATTGGATCCAGAGTTGAGCTTTGCGAAGTGGAATGAGAGTGATtgggagaaggaggagagtaCGGGTAGTGGAAGTGGAGGGGATGATTCGGGTGGTGTCAAGCTTGGGAATAATATGGTCGGACTGGTTTTGTCGCTGGTCGCGATGGCTGCACTGCTGTAG